One part of the Mya arenaria isolate MELC-2E11 chromosome 3, ASM2691426v1 genome encodes these proteins:
- the LOC128229325 gene encoding uncharacterized protein LOC128229325, producing the protein MGNYQSQRTAVGHSMYEVPLDSLLTYIDHELNLWRDLVDNVKREKKYDHEGRTCIDDMIRETCRKMIDYENAVSNRKRLYPLLQPRDSEYSTDKLKKEGFYKTLSPEKVKDIVIQKSDEIDELRNEAKKMSDSIHILNEELKQKIKYVDDLRREKSALLQRLSKMAGEKLTRDNPDIADLSDRNRPTKLGEMFNELYDNEWTDAFEELVASGYDEREAVDTLQMTLMKVFQFCEKKASLLVKQTETAADLLFDEFSRSALQETTKNMPAGKKALTMDPKQLAEMRGGLQREGSSMEDLQMQRKWKPKIKPDGKQTYIQTKIQPRTINVEDKLKQMRKGLAESLVPSVQKAYIKTYWDNECLRAIKPFIKRCIFIAWMMVVQTPPMCFDRELQEGATFDAARYRQYTSSGHIVHFLVWPALLLYRDGPVVCKGVAQGKKK; encoded by the exons ATGGGAAACTACCAATCTCAAAGAACTGCTGTAGGACATAGTATGTACGAAGTTCCATTGGATTCTTTACTTACTTACATTGACCATGAACTAAATCTTTGGCGCGACCTAGTTGATAATGTGAAAAGGGAGAAGAAATACGACCACGAAGGCAGAACGTGTATTGATGATATGATACGGGAAACATGCAGGAAAATGATCGACTATGAGAATGCTGtg TCTAATAGAAAACGCCTATATCCATTATTACAACCACGAGACAGTGAGTATTCGACTGATAAGCTGAAAAAAGAAGGCTTTTATAAAACACTGTCGCCGGAAAAAGTAAAAGACATTGTGATACAGAAATCAGATGAGATCGATGAACTTCGCAATGAAGCAAAGAAAATGAGTGATTCGATACATATTTTAAACGAGgaattgaaacagaaaataaaatatgtagaTGACCTGAGACGCGAAAAGTCCGCATTGCTTCAACGATTAAGCAAAATGGCAGGCGAGAAACTGACTAGAGATAACCCCGATATCGCGGACCTAAGCGACCGAAACAGGCCGACCAAACTGGGCGAGATGTTCAACGAGCTTTATGACAACGAGTGGACGGACGCATTCGAGGAACTTGTTGCATCCGGTTACGACGAAAGGGAAGCAGTCGATACCCTTCAGATGACACTTATG aaaGTTTTTCAATTCTGTGAAAAGAAGGCTTCACTGTTAGTGAAACAAACTGAAACTGCTGCTGATCTTCTATTCGATGAATTTTCAAGAAGTGCTTTACAAGAAACCACAAAAAACATg cCAGCGGGAAAGAAAGCACTCACCATGGACCCTAAACAG TTGGCAGAGATGAGAGGGGGCCTACAAAGAGAGGGGTCATCTATGGAAGACTTACAAATGCAAAGGAAATGGAAACCAAAAATCAAGCCAGATGGAAAACAAACCTACATTCAAACAAAG ATTCAACCGAGAACAATAAATGTTGAAGACAAACTGAAGCAGATGCGAAAAGGGCTCGCTGAGTCCCTTGTGCCATCAGTACAAAAG GcatacataaaaacatattggGACAACGAGTGTCTTCGAGCCATTAAACCCTTCATTAAGCGCTGCATCTTTATAGCCTGGATGATGGTGGTTCAGACGCCACCGATGTGTTTTGACAGGGAGCTCCAAGAAGGGGCGACTTTCGACGCGGCTCGCTACAGACAGTACACGTCTTCTGGGCATATTGTCCACTTCCTAGTGTGGCCGGCGCTCCTCTTGTATCGTGATGGACCGGTCGTCTGCAAAGGCGTTGCACAGGGAAAGAAGAAATAG
- the LOC128229327 gene encoding uncharacterized protein LOC128229327, producing MFHILDTIRIKLALMLLLVNWLVAAQAFITSNNDEYQVWLTTGDGSKKLRREAPCLRTPNGHGYSVWVDRTKRRQSMEGFGASLTNAAAYVIYHSPNRHLIMRDLFGNSLDDLGVSFLRLVMGASDFQGVNPYTYDDLTNNHDTDFDLNHFSIDKDRAFVLPIVKEARSINHNLRILATPWTAPAWMKTSHNMFGGELNGGGQYLEAYAKYFVRFIQAYQAEGIHIDYLGIQNEPLLSRNDYPTMVINVDLMKTFIRDHVGPQFRKGNINTKLIVYDHNWSDSWYPEQLLSDSSVKQYVSGVAWHGYDGNHDVPGGFHNKHPDVGIYFTEISGGGWDTNFASILTWDSRIIFIGQTLNWAKAVGLWNLALDENHGPRLVAGGILRTLNTTLWVISVVSFAPEPYAFRPTPLAGMNCNRSPL from the exons ATGTTTCATATACTAGATACAATACGGATTAAGCTGG CCCTGATGTTGCTACTTGTGAACTGGTTGGTCGCCGCGCAAGCATTCATCACTAGCAACAATGACGAGTACCAAGTATGGCTGACGACAGGCGACGGTTCTAAAAAGCTTCGAAGAGAAGCTCCCTGTCTCCGGACGCCCAACGGCCACGGGTACAGCGTCTGGGTGGATCGAACAAAGCGTCGGCAATCCATGGAGGGCTTTGGCGCATCTTTGACTAATGCGGCCGCCTATGTAATCTATCACAGTCCGAATCGACATTTGATTATGAGGGATCTTTTTGGAAACAGCTTGGATGACCTCG GAGTAAGCTTTCTGCGACTAGTGATGGGGGCATCAGATTTCCAAGGGGTCAATCCATACACTTACGACGATCTGACAAACAACCACGACACCGACTTTGACTTGAATCACTTCAGCATAGACAAAGATCGCGCCTTTGTGTTACCCATTGTAAAAGAGGCTAGATCTATTAATCACAATCTCCGTATTCTCGCTACGCCTTGGACGGCGCCCGCATGGATGAAAACCTCCCACAATATGTTTGGTGGTGAATTGAACGGCGGCGGGCAATACCTAGAAGCATATGCCAA ATATTTCGTCAGATTTATCCAAGCGTACCAAGCTGAGGGTATACACATCGACTACCTTGGCATTCAAAACGAACCCCTGCTTTCTAGAAACGATTACCCAACTATGGTTATCAACGTTGACCTCATGAAGACTTTCATACGTGATCACGTAGGACCCCAGTTTCGGAAAGGCAATATCAATACCAAGCTGATAGTTTATGATCATAACTGGTCTGACAGTTGGTATCCCGAACAGCTTCTCAGCGATA GCAGTGTGAAACAATATGTATCTGGTGTGGCATGGCATGGCTATGACGGTAACCATGATGTTCCAGGAGGCTTCCACAACAAACACCCAGACGTCG gAATATATTTCACGGAGATATCGGGTGGAGGATGGGACACCAATTTTGCCAGCATTCTGACTTGGGATtccagaattatttttattggtcAGACACTGAACTGGGCAAAGGCTGTTGGCCTCTGGAATCTTGCTCTGGACGAAAACCACGGGCCGAGG TTAGTAGCGGGTGGTATACTAAGAACGTTGAATACTACGCTATGGGTCATCTCAGTCGTTTCGTTCGCCCCGGAGCCGTACGCCTTTAGACCAACACCTTTGGCTGGGATGAATTGCAATCGGTCGCCTTTGTAA